In Actinoplanes octamycinicus, the genomic window GAGCGCCTCGTGCAGGATCACCCCGAGCATCGCGGCCATGGCCAGCTGGGTGGCGTAATAGCCCAGCTCCGGGGTGCGCAGCCGGTCGTCGGTGACCACCGCGGCGACCCAGCCGACGCAGCCGAGCAGGCCGGCCAGCGCCGCGGTCCGCCGGGCCGGGACCGCTGCGCCGACGCCGACCAGGGTCAGCAGCAGCGTGGTCGTGTAGTGCAGCTGCCCGGTGATCGCGACCTGCGCGACCGCGACCACCACCGGGAGGTAGGCCAGGTTCTCCCAGCCGCGCCCGGTCCCGCGCCGCCCGGCCCCGGGCCGCCCGGCCTCGCCTTGCCCGGCCCCGCTCCGCCCGGCCCCGCTCCGCCCGGCCCCGCTCCGCCCGGCCCCGCTCCGCCCGGCCCCGCGGGCCGCCGCCACCAGCAGCAGGAGCGCGGTCGCCCCGGCCAGCAGGGCGAGCACGACTCGGGCTGCCCCGGTGAGCATGAGGCAGTTGGCCAGCATCAACGCAACGTAGTACGAGGCCAGCGCGGCACGCCGCCACCGCGCCGAGGGCTCGCTGTCGGGGCGGCCCTCGGCCCGCCGCCCGCCCTGGGCGGGCAGACGGCGCGGGTCACTCGGGTCCCGGTACGGGGCAGCGCTCACGGTTCCTCCCTCGCCGACCAGGCCAGTCGGCCGGGATCACCTCCAGTTGAGAGAACGGACCACGGGGAGAATGCCCCGGCCTCAGGCGCCGAGCAGTGCGGCCACCGCCTCGGCCGGCTCCGGGAAGGCCGTCAACAGCACCGCGGGGCCGGCACCTCCCGGGGCGACCGCGCTCCACTCCCCCGAGCAGCCCAGCAGCTCGGCCACCGCGTCCGTGGTCGCCGGCCGGGCGGCCAGGAACGCGCCGGCCGGTCCGGCCGCCGGAGCCCGGACCGCCGGCGTGGCCGGGGACGGCCGGCGGGCCAGCCACGGCGGCGTCCACGAGTCGATCGCCGCGAGCGTGCCCGGGAAGGTCCGGCCCGCCTCCCGGGTGAGGACCGGGACCAGCTCCGCCGCCTGCTGTTTCAGCGTGGTGATCAGGTTGGGCAGCCAGGGCAGCAGCACCGGGTCGGGCAGCCGGCCGAACGCCTTGGACAGCGTCTCCACCACGAACGGCGCCAGCCGCGGCACCGGGTCGAGGGCCTGCACGAAGCCGCTCACGTACTGCGGGAAGGCCGGCACCACGAGCGGATTGCCGAGCAGCCCGTCGACCCGCTCGCGCAGCTCGGCCAGCGGCAGGTCGCCGAGCTGGTTGCGGGCCGCCCAGAGCAGCGCGATCTTCGCCGGGACCTCCGGGTGCGACTGCCGGACGGCGATCTCCAGCTGGGTCCGGTCGCAGCCCAGCGAGAGGGCCAGGCTCTCCATGCTGAACAGGAAGCCGAGCATCGCGCCGACCTGCCGGACACCGGTCTCCTCGTCGACGAAGGCGGTCGGCAGCAGGGTGCAGTAGTGCGCGTACCCCTCCCGGACGAACCGCTCGCACCAGGACGGCAGCACCGGCCGGGTGGCCCGGTAGTGCCCGAGCAGCCGCCGGATCCGCCGCAGCACGTCCGGCGCGTCGTCGACGGTCCGCTCGGCGGCGAGCAGCTCGACCGCCCGCACGCCCAGCTCGTCGGTGAGCCGCGGGCTCTGCAGGAACAGCATCGAGTTCTCCACCGCCTTGAGCGCGGTGGCCGCGGTCGCCTTCGGATCCCAGGCGTCGCGGCGCAGCCGCTGCTCCAGCACCTGCTCGACGGTGACGCCCTCGTAGCCGAGCTCGATGATGGTCCGCTGGTGGCGGCCCAGGTCGAGGTCCCAGCTCTCCTGGATGTGCCGCTCGCCGAGCTTGCGGCTGCCCATGATCGGCCGGACCGCCTGGTCGGGCAGCAGGTACCGGAGCATCCAGAGCAGCTGCGAGCAGGCGGCCAGCTCGGGCCGGGCGGCCAGGTCGAGCAGCGCGCGCTGGATGCTGCGCTGCTGCAGGTTCAGCTCCAGCGGGGCGAGCCGGTCGTAGACGTCGCGGGCCAGCGGCGGCAGCGCGTCGTAGCCGACCTGGCCGATCCGGTCGCCGCCGAGCAGGATCTCGCACAGCCGCCGCACGTCCCGGCGGCCCGGCACGCTGTCCTTCTCGATGCAGGTGACCGCGGCGTCCTGGAAGTCGTACGGCGTCGGCCGCACCCGCCCGCGCATCCCGGCCAGCAGGATCGACGTCTCGAAGACCGCGATCGCGTCGGCGGTGCTGGCCAGGTAGCCGTTGCGGCGGGCCAGCCGGACGATGTCGACGCACCAGCCGCGCAGCTCCTCCTCGTCCAGCCCGTCGAGCGCGGGCGGGCCGGCCAGGTAGCCGGTGAGGTGGTCGGTGACCGGCCCGGTGCCGGGCAGCGGCGCCGGGAGCCGGCCGCCCTGCTGCCCGTCCAGCCGGAACGGCTTGAGCCGGGACCTGGTCAGCTGTTTCTGCCAGGTGGCCGCCGCGATCGACACCGAGCCGGGCGCCAGCCCGAACTGCGCCTCGATCGCCGAGTGGCTGGACGGGATCAACCCGTAGAGCCAGGTCGTCGCGGTCCGCGGGGTGATCGCGAAGTCCGGCGTGCCGGGCGCCGAGCCGACCTCTGGCAGCCGGCTGGCGGCGTGGAAGGCGCCACAGACGTACAGGCAGTCGGCCGGGTCGGTGCCGGTGGCGGCGAGGTGCTCGCGGATCCGGGTCCACATGTAACGTTCCCGGTCCTCGTCGCTGGCGTACCGCCTGGTGTCGTGCGGGGCCAGCCGCCGGAACAGGCTGCCGACCATGGTCATCACCTGCCGGTACGTGTCGTGGTCGGCCCCGGCCAGCGGCTGCTCCACATACTGGTCCCACCACTCCGACCAGTGCCGGACCCGGCCGTGGTGCAGCAGGTGCTCCTCCAGCTCGGCGAACCGCGGCCGCAGGTCGCCGATCTCCACCCCGACCGCGTCGCCGTGCAGGTCGTCCTCCGGCTCGGTGGCCTCGCCGTGCCCCTCGAGGTCGGGCTGCCACTGGAAGACGTGGTCGGTGGACCGGTCCACCAGGACCAGCTCGACGCCCGGGGTGTCCAGGGCGTAGGCGATCGCCTGGTACTCCGCGGACGCCTCGGTGATCGGCGCGATCACCGAGAGCGGGGCCGACTCCTTCGGGAAGCCGTCCAGCTCGGAGGCGAAGGCCTGCAGCGCCACCGGCAGCCGGCAGTTGCGCAGCTCGGTCAGCAGCGGTTGCAGGTCCTCGCACAGCTCCAGGTAGATCACCGCGGGCTGCTTCTCCCGCAGCCGGCGCAGCATGGCCAGCGCCGAGGCCGGCGAATGGTGGCAGACCGGGAAGATCTCCAGCGGTTCCCGCACCGCATGGTCGACATCGTCGACGATTCCGGCGAGGATCTCGGGCAGCGCCGCCGGGCCGTCCGCCAGCGACTCGGCGGCGCCTAACAGCTGAGCGCGCAGCGCGTCGAAGGGGTTGCTCACGACAGGGTCGCGATCGCCTTGCGGCCGCCGTCCAGGAAGCCGTCCCACTCGCCGCTCTGCTCCTTGGCCCGCGGCTCGATCACGCCGTGCCAGTACTTGTTGAGGATGGCCAGGTCCTCCGGGCTGCGCCGGGCGAGCGAGCCGACCAGCGACCCGGCCAGCGTCGCCGCGGTCAGCGCGGTGGCGCCGAAGAAGTTGCTGTGCAGGATCGCGTCCTCCAGCACGCCGATCTGCTCGGCGGTGGAGAGCGCCGACTCCAGCCGCTCGTCGTCGCTGGTCGCCGACGCGGACGCGGCGCGCAGGTCGGCGAAGCTCTGCAGCAGCACGTCGAGCAGGGTGGGCGGCACCTCCAGCTCGATGTTGTGCCGGCGCAGCAGCTCCTCGGTGCGGAACCGGACGATCTCCGCCTCGCTCTTCTTGTTCGTCACGACCGGGATGCGGACGAAGTTGAACCGCCGTTTCAGCGCCGAGGACAGGTCGTTGACCCCCCGGTCGCGGCTGTTCGCGGTGGCGATGATGCTGAAGCCGGGCTTGGCGAAGACGATGTTGTCGTCGTCCAGCTCCGGGATCGACACGTATTTCTCCGACAGGATCGAGATCAGCGCGTCCTGCACGTCGCTGGTCGACCGGGTCAGCTCCTCGAAGCGGCCGATCACCCCGTTCTCCATCGCGGTCATGATCGGCGACGGGATCATCGAGGCGCGGGACTGGCCCTTGGCGATCACCATCGACACGTTCCACGAGTACTTGATGTGGTCCTCGGTGGTGCCCGCGGTGCCCTGCACGACCAGGGTGGAGTTGCGGCTGATCGCGGCGGCCAGCAGCTCGGCCAGCCAGCTCTTGCCGGTGCCCGGGTCGCCGATCAGCAGCAGGCCGCGGTCCGAGGCGAGGGTGACGATCGAGCGCTCGACGAAGCTGCGGTCGCCGTACCACTTCTGCTCGATCTCGCGGTCGAGGCCGTCGGCGCGCTCCGAGCCGAGGATGAACAGCCGCACCATTTTCGGGCTGAGCCGCCAGGAGAACGGCTTGGGGCCGTCGTCGACCGACTCCAGCCAGTCCAGCTCCTCGGCGTACTTGATCTCGGCGGGGGCGCGCAGCATGTCAGACATCGGGAAATCTCCTAGCGGGTTCAGACGAGGAAGTTCTTGAGCTCGGTGACGAGCTTCTTGATGTGGCCGGAGAGGACCGGGGTGCCCTGGTCCTTGAAGCGCTGCCGGAACCACGGGTTGACGCTCTGGTGGCCGCCGCTGCTGACCGAGCCGACCGGGATGAACTTCACCCCGGCCCGGTGGATGGCCTGCATGCCGGTGAAGACCGCCTGCTCCTGCCACTCGTAGAAGTCGGAGATCCAGACCACCACGGTGTTGCGCGGGTCGGTGATCTTCGGCCGGGCCAGGTCGAGCGCGACCGTGCCGTCGGTGCCGCCACCGAGATGGGTGTGCAACAGCACCTCGAACGGGTCGTGCACCCACGGGGTCAGGTCGAGCGCCCGGGTGTCGTAGGCGATCAGGTGGACGTCGACCTTGGGCAGGCCGGCGAAGATCGAGGCGAGGATGGTGCAGTTGACCATCGCGTCGACCATCGACCCGGACTGGTCGACCACCACGATCAGCCGGGCCGGCTCGATCCGTTTCGCGGTCTGCTTGTAGTAGAGCCGGTCCACGTAGAGCCGCTCGTCGTCCGGGCTCCAGTTCGGCAGGTTCTTCCAGATGGTGCGGTCCAGGTCGAGGTTCCGGAAGATCCGTTTCGGCGGGACGGACCGGTCGACGGTGCCGGTGCTGGCCTGAGCGACCTGGGTGCGCAGCACCTCGGCCACCTCGTCGACGAACCTGCGGATCAGCGCCTTGGCGTTGGCCAGCGCGACGCCGTCCAGGTTGTCCTTGTCGCGCAGCAGCTGCTCGATCAGCGACATGCTCGGGGTCAGCTGTTTGGCCAGCCGGTTGTCGGCCAGCACCTCGCGCAGCCGCATCCGGCTGACCAGGTCGCCCTCGATGCCGGCCAGCACACCGCCGACGCCGTGCGAGTCGGCGCCGGCGCCGCGGCCGCGCAGCTGGCCGGGCTGGCAGCCCATCGCCCGCTCGAACCAGCCGGCGTCAGCCTGCCAGCGCTGCAGCTGCTCGGCGGTCACGCTGCCGGAGCCGGTGCCGAACACGTTGAGCAGCAGTTTCGACACCAGGGCGGCGCGCCGGACCTCGCCCTCGCGGTCATCGGCCGGGGAGCCGGGCGCCAGCAGGCCGTCGAACTCGGCCTCCAGGTCCGGGAACCGCTGCACCACGGTGTCCACCGAGACGGCCGGGTCGAGCAGCGCGGCGGGCAGCCCGAGGTCGCCGACCACCGCCATGCTGCCGGACTCCAGGCTCGCCTGCTCCTCCGGGTCGAAGAGGCGGGCGATCAGCCGCCAGTAGAGGACCTGTCTGCGGGTCTCGTCGGCGCTCACTTGCGCAGCAGCCTTCCCGCGCGCTCGCGCAGCACGTCGACCGCGGTGCCGGCGGCCGCCTCGGCCTTGGCCGCTTTCGCCTCGGTCGGCCCGAGCGCCCAGTCGCCGGTGTGCGCGGCGACCGGCTTCTTCTTCACCACGGCCTGCACCGCCAGCGGCTGCAGCAGCCACCGCCCGTCCCACCGGAGCAGCCCGAGGCAGGCCGTCGAGGCCGCCACCAGGGCCGGCGTGAGCGGCCCGGCGGCCGGGAGGCGGTCCAGGTCGAGCGGGAGAAGCAGACCGCCGAGGTCGAACGCGTCCTCGGCATGCCCGTAGCCCTCCAGCAGCACCGGCTCGGCCAGCACGCCGGGATGCCTGTCGAGCGGGGCGGCCGGCGGCGCGACGGCCGTCCCGAGGCGCACCCGGGCCGCCGCGAACGGATCGGCCGGCTCGCCCGCCGCCGCCCTCGTCTCGTCCCAGATCAGGTCGCCGGCGGCGGTCAGCGTCATCCCGGACACCTCGACCGTGCGGTGCTCGGCGAGCACGCCCCGGAAGATCGGGAAGGCGGTCAGCATCCGCCAGGCGGACGGCCCGCTGATCGTGTCCACCTTGGCCGCCGCCACGCTGGTGCGGACCAGCCGGACCGCGCCGTCGGCGGTCTCCAGCAGGCCGTGCGCCTGCGCCCGGAAGACCGTCGGGTGCTCGTGCAGGTCGACGCCGAGAATGACCAGCCGCCCGTCGACCGGGGCGGCGGCCGGGGCCGGGTAGCCCTCCTGGGAGAGCAGCAGCGCGCGGCTCCACAGGTCGGCCCACCGGCGCACCGGGACCCGCGGCAGGGTGGCGACCGGCGCGGCCGCCCGCAGCTCCGCCGCGAGACCGTCGAGCAGCACCGCGAGCCGCCGCCCGCCGGGCGCGGCGAGCAGCGACTGCACCGCCGGGGCGGCGCCGCCGGCCAGCTCGTGGTCGACGCCGCGCCACCCGGCGATGGCCAGCTCGCGCAGCCAGGAACGACTGCCGGCCAGCAACTGACCGGAAGCGGACTCGGCGGCCCTGTCGAAGCCGGAACGCGGGCGCCCGAGCGCGGTGTCCAGGGTGCTCTGCAGCGCGTCGTGCGCGGCACCCAGCAGGGCGACCCGGGCGCCGGCCAGGGCGGCCAGGTGCTCGTCGGTCACCGTCCCGGCGACGATCTTGCCGACCGCGTCGGCGACCCGCTCGCCCAGCGGGGACCCGCCGAAGGCGGCGGCCACCGCGGCGAGTGCGGCGGCGCGCTCCTCGTCGATCCGGGCCAGGCCCGGCACCAGGGCGTCGTCCAGGCCGTCGACCAGGGTGAGCGCGTCGGTGAGGCCGTCGGGGACCTCCCGCAGACCGAGCATCAGCGCACCGCCCCGGCCGCCGGGAACCAGTGCAGCTCGACGAGCGGGTCGGTGGCCGGCTCGACCTCCAGATAGGCCAGATGGCGCAGGAAGCCGGCGAACACCTCGGCGGCCCGGCTCGGCGCGGTGGTGGTGTGCAGGGCGGACCACAGGTTGTCGCTGCCGTCGGCGAGCTCCGCCTTCAGATAGCGGGCGACGCGGGCCAGCCCGTACTGCGCGACGGCGGCGTCGGCGAGCGCGCGGAGGTGATTGCACGCGTGGGCGCCGCCGGACAGGCCGCCGCACGGCCGGTTGTTGTTGGTGTTGCAGCTCAGGCCGTGGTCACCGGCGGTGATCGAGGAGACGTAGACCCGCTCGATGTCGGAGCCGCTGGAGACCACCCCCTGCAGCCGCCCGTCGGCCAGCTCCACGAACGGCACCTTGGCCAACTTGCGCGCACCCACCGGTGCGATCACGGACGCTGAGCTGCGCCGCTCGTAGGCGACGACGGCACTTGTCACAACCAGTCCCTCCCTCGGAATCGGGTGCGCAAGTTGTATCGGAGCGGTACGACAAAAACTCACGCGATAGGTTGCTCGGGTGAGTTCTCTCGAGGAAGTGGCCAAGCGTGACGGCTGGCGATGCTGGGTGTGCGACGAGCCGGTCGACGCCGGCATGTCGGTGAACGACCCGCGTGGCCCGAGTGTCGACAGCCGCACCGCCGACCGGAAAGCCAAGGTCGCCGAGCGGCTCGCGCACCGTGCCTGCAACACCCGCAAGGGCGCGGTCAAAGTGGTCATCGCCTGGCCCGACCGGCTGAACGTGGTGGAGCCCGCGCCGCTGATCACCGTTGCCGAGCGCCTCGAGCGCAAGGGCGGCCGCGAGCTGGTCGCCCGCTGTCCGAGCAGGAAGGACGCCGAGGCGGCGGCGGAGTGGCTGGTCGACCGGTTCGCCCGCCTGGTGCCCACCCTGCCGGTGACCGCGAGCGTCGATGCCGGCGGCGGTCAATTCCTTGTGACGCTGGCCACCGGCCGCCGCTGACCGGCCGCGGATTGTCGGACCCCGGGGCTAACTTCCGTGCCCATGGCGACCCGACTCGAAGCCGTTGACCGGAGCGATGCCCGCCGCGGCGAGCATCCGCGGGGTGGCGCTCCGCCCTTTCGCCGCCACGATCCGGTCCGGGCGGACGAGCAGCGCCCCGGGCGTGCCCGGATCGAGCAGCGCGAACCCGTCACCGAGCCGCGGATCGAGCGTCGCCGGGCACAGCCGGCCGCCGCCGCGACCGACCAGCGGACCACGGCCGAAGGCGGGCCAGACCACTGTCGTCGCCCGGCGTTCCACGCCGGGCAGCCTGGTCACGGTGCGCACCAGGAGCCGGCCGAGGG contains:
- a CDS encoding DUF5682 family protein, whose translation is MSNPFDALRAQLLGAAESLADGPAALPEILAGIVDDVDHAVREPLEIFPVCHHSPASALAMLRRLREKQPAVIYLELCEDLQPLLTELRNCRLPVALQAFASELDGFPKESAPLSVIAPITEASAEYQAIAYALDTPGVELVLVDRSTDHVFQWQPDLEGHGEATEPEDDLHGDAVGVEIGDLRPRFAELEEHLLHHGRVRHWSEWWDQYVEQPLAGADHDTYRQVMTMVGSLFRRLAPHDTRRYASDEDRERYMWTRIREHLAATGTDPADCLYVCGAFHAASRLPEVGSAPGTPDFAITPRTATTWLYGLIPSSHSAIEAQFGLAPGSVSIAAATWQKQLTRSRLKPFRLDGQQGGRLPAPLPGTGPVTDHLTGYLAGPPALDGLDEEELRGWCVDIVRLARRNGYLASTADAIAVFETSILLAGMRGRVRPTPYDFQDAAVTCIEKDSVPGRRDVRRLCEILLGGDRIGQVGYDALPPLARDVYDRLAPLELNLQQRSIQRALLDLAARPELAACSQLLWMLRYLLPDQAVRPIMGSRKLGERHIQESWDLDLGRHQRTIIELGYEGVTVEQVLEQRLRRDAWDPKATAATALKAVENSMLFLQSPRLTDELGVRAVELLAAERTVDDAPDVLRRIRRLLGHYRATRPVLPSWCERFVREGYAHYCTLLPTAFVDEETGVRQVGAMLGFLFSMESLALSLGCDRTQLEIAVRQSHPEVPAKIALLWAARNQLGDLPLAELRERVDGLLGNPLVVPAFPQYVSGFVQALDPVPRLAPFVVETLSKAFGRLPDPVLLPWLPNLITTLKQQAAELVPVLTREAGRTFPGTLAAIDSWTPPWLARRPSPATPAVRAPAAGPAGAFLAARPATTDAVAELLGCSGEWSAVAPGGAGPAVLLTAFPEPAEAVAALLGA
- a CDS encoding ATP-binding protein; the protein is MSDMLRAPAEIKYAEELDWLESVDDGPKPFSWRLSPKMVRLFILGSERADGLDREIEQKWYGDRSFVERSIVTLASDRGLLLIGDPGTGKSWLAELLAAAISRNSTLVVQGTAGTTEDHIKYSWNVSMVIAKGQSRASMIPSPIMTAMENGVIGRFEELTRSTSDVQDALISILSEKYVSIPELDDDNIVFAKPGFSIIATANSRDRGVNDLSSALKRRFNFVRIPVVTNKKSEAEIVRFRTEELLRRHNIELEVPPTLLDVLLQSFADLRAASASATSDDERLESALSTAEQIGVLEDAILHSNFFGATALTAATLAGSLVGSLARRSPEDLAILNKYWHGVIEPRAKEQSGEWDGFLDGGRKAIATLS
- a CDS encoding vWA domain-containing protein, with translation MSADETRRQVLYWRLIARLFDPEEQASLESGSMAVVGDLGLPAALLDPAVSVDTVVQRFPDLEAEFDGLLAPGSPADDREGEVRRAALVSKLLLNVFGTGSGSVTAEQLQRWQADAGWFERAMGCQPGQLRGRGAGADSHGVGGVLAGIEGDLVSRMRLREVLADNRLAKQLTPSMSLIEQLLRDKDNLDGVALANAKALIRRFVDEVAEVLRTQVAQASTGTVDRSVPPKRIFRNLDLDRTIWKNLPNWSPDDERLYVDRLYYKQTAKRIEPARLIVVVDQSGSMVDAMVNCTILASIFAGLPKVDVHLIAYDTRALDLTPWVHDPFEVLLHTHLGGGTDGTVALDLARPKITDPRNTVVVWISDFYEWQEQAVFTGMQAIHRAGVKFIPVGSVSSGGHQSVNPWFRQRFKDQGTPVLSGHIKKLVTELKNFLV